The following nucleotide sequence is from Mytilus edulis chromosome 13, xbMytEdul2.2, whole genome shotgun sequence.
TCCTTAAATTGGTATCCACTTGATGTATAAATACTTAGCCACAACCGCAATGAATGTTTAATCTGATTCATTATGTATGAAGAGATAAAGACTGTACATAAAACAACCCTTCAAGGCTAGCAACAACCCCCTCAGTGGTATCTAGTTGGTCTGTTGCAAGGCCATATGTTAGCTCCTATCCTGTTGTATCAATTCAATGCTGAATATGACTTATATGAAATATGTTTGTTATTGAATTTATAGCatacaaaaatcaatcaatcaatcattctaattagctataaaatgtctaaaatttaaaagttaatgtaaaaaatgtaggagattgtttttcatttgttagaTTTTTCATCATGAAATGTCCTCATAGAATACATAAAGATTTTAATATTAATGTACaacatatcaatatatatataaatatttatgcttctttttttctagtttttaaTCTCATATCAAAAGTTCAACTTCCAGTCTTTATATTTCATATCCAACTATAGCAGTCATCACGTGACTTTCGTGACGTCACACATCATCCGTATCAAGCCCaagtaaaatatatagaaatgcaCAGGGACTTTCAGGAATCGATAAAATAAATTACTTTGAGTTCATGATACAAAAAGTGTGGGAATATATATTAATTCCTCATATATTTAGAAAGATATTTATGCCTTTTGGAACAGTTTAATTTTTGGTCTTCTCCCTTCCAAATGCTTTTGAAAATTTGTCTTTTGGTCTCGATAAGTTCCCATGTTATATCATACAATTACGATAAATATTGGATTTTCTGTTTTGTTAAACATAGAATTGCGATTTAAACAAAACAGATGGAATAACTGTGGGAATATGTTCTTATTACtacattcataaatatttgaaatatcgtAGGTGCaatagtttaattttttattatgtcccttccaaattgatttgaaaattagCTTTTTCAGAAAATCtggtattatttttcaaaatggcgaCCACATTGACAGCGTAGGCCGACttggtaaaaatatattttgtaagattgttacaatgaaaatcaaataacttTGAATGCTCGCGTTTTAAGTCATTGTCTTACCTTAAAGTAGCCTCTAGAATTAAACATTTGTTCCTTTAGGTATAGCTGATACatgctgtttttgtttttgtttatatattattttgaaaaaaatggcgaCCAAATAATTTTCAAACGTAGACGATGTTCGACACTTATTTTGTCCATgcaaataattcaatttaatttcacTGTTTATATTGCAATTAAATATGACACGTTATTGTAACTATAATGATGGCCAAAGACATAGGTAGATTAAGGAGATATTTTAGTCATAACATCGACGtgatcaaagaaaacaaatatggcaCCTGATCACGATGACAATACCTATGTAGATTAATTAGTGGTGTCCGATTCTCAATGAAATTCATTAcgatattattttatattcataaaagaaGACCTCGAATGGATATTATAATTAACCGAGGTGAAAGaactatatttttcttttttttttaaatcattcatAGGGGAACCAGTAAATTTTACATCCTAATTAAACCAGTAATATGCAGAGTTATCGAACGTAATTATGACTGGAATAGTTGCATATGCTGTCAAAGTATTTGGTTTGAGACAACAAAAATCTTTTCTTTAAACTGTCACGGTGTTTTAGGTTTGACCATGTATATGTTTACAGAAGATTTTTAAGCTCTTTTAAATGGGGTCAGATTGGGGTTCTGTGAAAATAACTGAGGAAAcattggcaattttttttaaaacatgatttccAAATAAAAATCATGTGATATTCATGTGTTGCACACCACAAGGTTAGCACGTTAAACAAGCAGACATGTAATATTCATGTGTTCCACATCACAAGGTTAGCATGTTAAACGAGCAGACATGTGATATTCATGTGTTCCACACCAAAAGGTCAGCATGTTAAACAAGCAGACATGTAATATTCATGTGTTTCACACCACGAGTTAAGCACGTCAAACTAGCAGACATGTAATACAATGTGTTCCACACCACGAGGTTATCATGTCAAACGAGCAGACATGATGCATGTGTTCCACACCACAAGGTTAGCACGTTGAACGATCAGACATGTAATATCTATGTGTTCCACACCATAAGGTTAGCATGCTAAAAAAAGCAGGCATGTAATATTCATGTGTTCAACACCACAAGGTTAGAATGTTAGACGAGAAAACATGTAATATTCATGTGTTCCAAACCACAAGGTTAGCATATCAAACGAGCAGACAGACATGTGATATTCATGTGTTCCACAGCACAAGGTTAGCCTGTTTAACGAGCAGACATGTAATATTCAAATGTTCCACACCACAAGGTTAGCATGTCAAACGAGCAGACATGTAATAGTAATGTGTTCCACACCACAAGGCTAGTATCGTTAAACGAGGAGACATGAGATATTCATGTGTTCCACACCAGAAGGTTAGCATGTTAAACGAACAGACATGTGATATTCTTGTGTTCCACTCCACAGGGTTAGCATGTTAAACGAGTAGACATGTAATATTCATGTCCTCACCACAAGGTTAGCATGTTAAACGAGCAAACATGTAATATTTATGTGTTCCACACCACTAGGTTAGCACGTCAAAAAACAGACATGTAACATTCATGTGTTCCACACCCCAAGGTTAGCATGTTAAACGAACAGACATGTAAAAAATTCATGTGTTTCACACCACAAGGTAAGCACGTCAAACGAGCAGACATGTAATATTCATGTGTTTCACAGCACAAGGTTAGCATGTTAAACGAACAGACATGCAATATTCATGTGTTTCACACCACAAGGTAAGCACGTCAAACGAGCAGACATGTAATATTAATGTGTTCCACACCACAAGGTTATCATGTTAAACAAGCAGACATGTTATATTCATGTGTTCCACACCACAAGGTTAGCACGTTATATTCATGTGTTCCACACCAGAAGGTTAGCATGTTAAACGAACAGACATGTGATATTCATGTCCTCACCACAAGGTTAGCATGTTAAACGAGCAAACATGTAATATTTATGTGTTCCACACCACTAGGTTAGCACGTCAAAAAACAGACATGTAACATTCATGTGTTCCACACCCCAAGGTTAGCATGTTAAACGAACAGACATGTAATATTTATGTGTTTCACACCACAAGGTAAGCACGTCAAACGGGCAGACATGTAATATTCATGTGTTTCACAGCACAAGGTTAGCATGTTAAACGAACAGACATGCAATATTCATGTGTTCCACACCACAACATTAGCATCGTTAAACAAGCAGACATGTCATATTCATGTGTTCCACACCACAGGGTTAGCATGTTAAACGAGCAGACATGTAATATTCATGTGTTCCACACCACAAGGTTAGCATGTTAAACGAGCCGACATGTGATATTCATGTGTTTCACACCACAGGGTTAGCATGTTAAATGAGCAGACATGTAATATCATGTGTTCCACACCACAAGGTTAGCACGTCAAATGAGCAGACATGTAATATTCATGTGTTCCACACCACAAGGTTAGTACGTTAAACCAGCAGACATATGATATTCATATGTTCCACACTACAAGGCTAGCATGTTAAAGGAGCAGACATTCATGGTATGCTCACAGTTTGGTATAAACATAGTCACACATGATATtcatgtactttgacctataatggtttacatttacatattgtgaattggatggagagttgtctcattggcactcaaaccacatcttcttatatctatagaaaaaGCCACCTGGTGATATCAActtgataaaaatatatgaaatacatgTGGCAAGATCATGCCAATCTAGTATTATCTGTGATCACAAAATCCTGCATTCACTAGTGAAGAAGTCCCAtggaaaaaattaacaatattatCTATGTATGACATGTCTACCTGTTATATCtctttgttttattcatacattgttgtcaataaaatgaaattgtatgtgactgtcatacaagtgacaggtttcgctagctataaaaccaggtttaatctagcATGTTCTacttcagaaaatgcctgtatcaagtcagaaatatgacagaagttatccatttgtttaatgtgtttgagcttttgattttgctatttgatttataagaACCATTGTTTTGAATATGTCTTGGAGttagtatttttgttgttttactttttgcacTCCTTGACAAATCAATATTTtctaagttatctccctttgagatGTTTCCTTGTTCTCAATGATAGAATCAttgtaaaacatcttttttaaaatgtaatgttGGTAATAAATTATTATCAGTCACTTCATATTCctattttatcaaaatgtcatcatcctgaatatgcatgtaatacatTGTACTTGTAACGACACCTTCTGGCTGGgataaaaaaagacaattttcATTGATAATGAAGTCTTTAATTATGAATTTGTCAACCACTATCAAACAGACAATTTTTTCCATAATAAAATGTTTCTTACATTTCCATGATCTACATAATAATGTATAGTGGAACCATATCTGCCTTATGCAAGTTCCAGAGCGTTCTAGTAGTTGGAATACATATGAATGCTAGAAGAAAACTGTGTATCACTGCAATTTTGGCCATTTATCATCAAAACCAGAAAAAACAGTTTTTCTACCCAGTATTGTAGCTATACAGTATGTATCTGGTTTTCACATACACAGTAATTGGGTTGTACTTTTGACACACTTCTGTACGACTTCTgcattattttattgaactttcttCTGCGTATAACtgcatctgaaaataaaaattgaaagatcttaaaaataaatgcttattttaaagttttttcgtTATATCTAATTTGTACCTGCAAAGTAAACCATCTAAAATTATAAACatctaataaaataaaacaataaagaacTGCAGGTGCCATGAGCACATGATACCCCTATtgcttttttaaagaataaagttccataactcctcattgtcatatcagaaatttataaaataaaaattgaagagAGATAATCTTAACTGATATAAACCCTACACATTTTTGTTCAGAGGTCAGTAGAAACATGACTCCAGGTTGGGAATTTTCTCGCTGTTGGTGGTTGGGTTGtttccctttgtagtatggaactttgaaatacaattgtatagagatccatacacttacacacaagtaattgtctggaaactacaaaaacaCTTGTTTTTggccttaattcctaaactgttggtaccataacccccaaaatcaatcccaacctttttttCTGGTATTGAACattcttgtaaaatttcatagagatccattcccTCAAACTAAAAtcattgtccggaaaccaaatgtgtctttggacgacgacgcaaacaacgacatcataccatcatacaaaccaaaaaaaaaattagcgtTTGTATAAAAATTGATGTGTTTGTGACACTTTTACTTTATGCTTTACTATATTAATTTAGCAAATCAAATCTGGCTAAAAGGTACAACAAACTGATTTTCAGGTAAATCTTAGACTGTCAATGTTTGTCTGGTATATGATGGAAATAGACATCTTGTCTATCATTCAAATAAGTTTAAAGTAACCAAACTTGATTATCTTTGTATATACTGGTTAAAGATATATGTATACAAGATCATGCTTTTCTCAGACTGTTTATTATGCCATCTTTATGCTAAATCCTTTGGATGTATTctgattgatactttagtctgGGAGAAAaagattttgatatatatatatatctcatgaTCTTCtattattttcacttttgttCTATATTGCAAGGTtctaaaaaaaagaccaaattaagaaaattaagaatcatttttaatttatatctCATACAGCTTTTCCAAATTTCTAGGTTCATCAAAGAATGTGTCAACAGTATTTAATCATCACTAGGGAAGTCATTGCTAAGGAGAGATAACCTGTATTACATATTTTAGATGTGTTATAGTTATCTCTATGAGTTTACTCTCCTGATCCTAGATGATCAGACTATTGACCACTGTCAGGTCAAAAACTGAATCGTACTCCGATTGGCcaatatttttatcatgtttatatagttAGAAACGTAATCCactagaaaaaaaactgtttccaAATTGTTGGGGCTGATTGATATAATTAAAAGAGACGTAATAAACTAGATTTGGTATTTTTCAGCATATTTaacatatatgattttttttttgccaatcTGGAGCTTTAACATGAACGATGATGTTTTTCACTTATAAGTTCCAGGCTATCTGACAGCCCTTCATGTCATACCCTGATAAGTTCTAACACTAAAAATATGTCAGTTTCCCTGGATTCTGCATTTAAATTATCTAAAGCTTATTCACATATTTCTATACCTGCAAGTAATCTGAATTAACAGCTTTCAATGGAATCATTTTAGCATCTTCCAAAGTTGTCTCCCTTTCGTCTGCCAGAATCCATGGAAAATCCTGGAAttcaaaatgtgtttataaagtgctgacaaaataatatttagtatGTAATCCTTCCATGTTGATGGTTTATTGTTaactaaagaaaaagaaaaaacattaagCTGTACTGAAATACTCAAAATGATCTTCTTAATTCTAGTTCTTAGGATACTGTGTTGCTTGCATTCCAATATCAATTAGCTATTTGACAACAAGTCTATATCTACCATGATTTACCTTCCTTCTCCCTGATAAGTATTTATTTTCTAGGATTGATATATAAGTCTTAAATTTCTTGTTAAAAGATGTGGTTTATTTATTGACAgacctttttcattcatttgtcaGAATTTGGCAGCCATTCTTTTGCTAAAGTCATGATTATATGGAAGGTTATTTCTATTAACAGATATAATGtattaatgaaataaatgattaaaaaccATATTTAATGTTGATCAACTTCAAAGAATcttaaagtaaacaattaaatgaAGAGTATCTGTCAAAATATTGTAATCTCAAAAAATGTCGGTCAAATCTGACAGTCACAATAAAAATAATTGTCTGTGTGTTCTTTCATGACAATTTTTGTGAGTCTACTGGTGTAGTTTGTCAAAAATAAGTAAAAGATGATGTGCATACACTAAAATCTTATTGAAACTGttagaaataatatttttaataacatttttcaatcACAATTAGTTGCtatcattcaaaatattttgacaaatgattgAATCATATAAATAATGCTGTTCAAATGTTGTGGAGGTCAATGCAACAAAAATTTTAAGATACTAGGGACGAAAGACATTGAAAGGCAAAGTTGAATATTACTATTAACTTCAGTCATAAATCCTGACAGAAAAGACGATTGCAAAATTATTTACAGAAATGAATATAATGCCATCTACAATATGTGTTTCAAATGATGCTTATTTGGTCTTTgtggttatttatttttataacataaatcagcaggaaaagttatttaaaaataatcaactttttacatgtttttctgaAAGATTGCTTACATAAAAATTGTTGACAGAACTATTGTTTCTAaaatcattgatttaaaaaatatatttatgattatCCAGTTGATAAAAAGCACAGTAATTGATTTGTTGATATGTgaagaaaaatactttaaaagtaaATAGACGTAAACCCAATAGGTTATAGTTGTAGGCTTCAAATATATGGTAGCAAATGTACATCAAATTTGTGACATTGCAGCGTAATTTTATCTAATAAATGGTAAAGAATAACTCATAtccttttcaaatttctttttcactgttatatcttttataaacaAATCCCAAAACCTGCCAGAGAGGTAATGGAATTGTACATTCACTAATTTCAGCCTATTTAGGTATTTGACAGACACTTTTAAATGGAAGATGTCAGTTACTAATCAAGAGGTATTCCCCTTATCATTAAATAGTTTGTCCTATTgaatggggatttttttttttggctaatGGTGCAGAAATTTGCCACTAAATAAACATTTTCACATATATCATTATCAATTATCAAATTTCACTTTGCAAAATATTGGTACATAATGAACATGTCTAGAGTGTTTCTTAAATAATTATGACAACCattgtttatttgaattttattacattggttgcaatgaattacattgatttcccagttaaataaaaaccgataatttcacatgtgaaataaacgtggttatttcactctctgacttcatacaacaataggcgttgtcaagacatcgataacggcggatcaaaacaaacTGTGAAtgcgtaaaaaaaaaaacatatagttccttacatgttttacattaatttctttaaaaaaaagccatttgccaatgtaataaaaagaataactaattaaagaattcaaatatcgaaaaatattcaagtcgtgaccgaacaacactgataattaacccATGCGCTAcacgcattcgtgaattaatgtgttgttcggtcactcgttgaatatttttctctatttgaactCTTCCATTAATTATTCTATAACTATTTACTTATTACCTTAAGATGTTGTTTTTGTTCAATTGCTAAAGCAGCTGACTCTCTGGTATATACTTGTACAGTCCATGTACAGtctaaaaatgaaatgaaatgtaacCAACTAAATTtgtgcaaacattcttaaaaCACTATCTTGTGGTTGGTTTCCTACTGATAAAAATACtgtgtatatcttttttattttctctttctGTTGAAGATCAATACAAGATATTTCAAGTGTTATCCTTTAGTGCTTCAAACAGTTTTATTTGTCTATAATTTCCTTCTATGTCTCAAAACAAGTTTCCAGAACAGTTGTTTTTGCTGGAAAAATCTGccaaatttgttttcattaaattcaAATCAACTAAGGCACAGGCTTCAACCAATGTCACACTAACATTGTAAAATATGTCTTTTAATATCATGTGAAAAATGTTGGTGCTTCACTGTAGAAGAATATTTAGCACTAAATTTCAAagccaattaaaattaaaattgacctGTACTTTATGGTCCATGACAATCTATGTatgtctgtctcaagtcaggagtcgtttgaattgttttacattagtcaaTTTTGGCCCTATATAGCTACTATGTGGTaaaagttttgctcattgttggaggccatacagtgacctatagttgtcaactTCTTTATCATGtagtctctgatggagagttgtcttctcgacaatcataccacatcttctttttttttataagttatcTGCGGTTTCCAAGCATCTGTTAATTGTTACCAGGTTCAAATATTAATGGCTtggatttcatttcatttttgacaaatatACAGGGCAATTGTCATTATGGCCCTCTAagaacaattgaaaaaaataaccattATCAAAAAGAAAGTAAAAGTTCTGTATTCGTACatttcaaaaataatgaaaaacagagCTGCAATGTAATTTTTTTGGGAGTTCTAttaattttttcataaacaatTCTAATGATTGGTGGGCACTGTTCCAAGACCTTTGGTattataaatttcatacaaataatacaagatagcACTGTTATCATGTGCTTATGACACAgctgtatttgtatatatattattagttTTAATtcctataaataaaggcaacagtagtataccgctgttcaaaactcgtaaatccatggacaaaaaataaaatcggggaaacaaactaaaactgagggaaacacattaaatataaaacttcaaattagaaaaataaatttaacatgtttatatacTTTAATGGCTAAGTTTTACTCTAAAAGAAGTGAATGTGaacctttttttaaattctttatagCATCAAAATCTTCATAAATGTACTAATATTGAATTGTTGACTTCCCAGACACTAATTCGACGATTTTCCCAATATGCAGTGACCTTAACTATAAGACCTTTTAATAACTTCAGCCTATAATTATTTACTTTAAATACAttgggacttggatggagagcaGGGGCAGATCCAACAATTTTAAAAAGGGTTGGGGGGATTCCAACTACATATcctaattcaaatgcattgattgttaaaaaaaaaaggggggggggttccaaccctggaacccctccccctggatccgccactggagagttgtctcattgccactcatacaacattttatttgtatacaaaatgCCACAAAGAcaatgaacaaaaatttgtaaggggtctgtggaacccagtgtctcaccTATTTTCGCTGTTgattaacaattaataaaaatgttcctctagatactatcttttgattgtaataaGCTTCTGTTCAGGTTTTGTAAAAATCCTGGATAGTTTATTAATCTAATAAATTTTttaactttaactgcagactgtatgttgACTGGAAAGAAAACTAAGTCAATTTAtaagtaaattacagaaaaaatggaatgtaattttaacaaaatttccctattttatagattttgatcataaacaaggtattgtccaagtttggtagaaattcaggatTGTttgaagaaagttattaaaactttaaaaacttttaccacagagtgaatgtaatgtttcctagcagaaaaactaagtccattaatttataagtaatagacagaaaaacaggatttttttttacaacatttaCTTGTGGATTCTATCTCATgttcataaacaagcttctgtccaagtttggtagaaatcaaggacagttcaagaaagttattaaaattttaaaaactttaaccaaagagtcaatgtaatgtttcctggcagaaaaactaagtccctTTACGAGTATAATAcagaaaaacaggatttttttttacaaaatttatgatagTTTAAGACAGTTATTAAAACACCtgaaaaatttcaacattttcagttGACTGTATGTTCTCAAGGTTACACgtcatttttgtttaattttcaacaaCTATTTGCATAATATTCCAAGTTTCAGACCTTTTActgctgtttggtctttaagtcATTTGCACATCTTAACAGTAGCTTAGTTACAACTGGAATAAAGTAAAATGAGATCAATGAAAACTATTTTTAGGAACCAGTAAAATTTTACCACATTTTAGGTACCAAAAGATTCTCTTAAAGCTTAACACCTAAAATCTTAAAGGCCCTCATAGCTACAAATACATCATATgagtagaatataaatacaactGATTATTTGGGATTtctgaaatatatattatatatacatataccttCAGGTAAAGTTTTTAATAGAGACTCTGTAATGCTGAGTTTTAACAGGAATCCTCTCAGTGACTCTTCCAGACGATACAAATATTTATCATTGCTAAAATAGAAAAGTAGAAATAAGGTGAAAAAAAATTGCATCTATATACATAAAAAGAATATCAGCTTTAAACAAGAATTTACTACAGCTGTCATATATATTTGATCTTTTAAAGATCCAAGACAACAGTTATTTCATACACCAATCATAGTTGACCTATATTGCTAGTAGTGATTGAAAAACATAGACATAATTTGATATACAAGTGTGCATTAAAAGTATTATTCaagcaaaatatatatgaatgttaCAACATCAACTATAATGTAAACCATAGGAAAAATTGAAGAacccacattgtcactggagaaataaaataattgtaagaaaaaaaatgtataagaaaacaaaaatgaatcataatttcctgtcaatatgcacatctacatagtatgtccttattatctacaaagtttcgtgaaattctgtgcGTGGTTTAAGAGAAGTTGCGATGataaactgttgcagtagtatattgatgCAAATAAGTTGAAAGGGgtataactcctagaaaaaaattgaatcgtaatttcctgtcgatatgcacatctacgagAGTATGTCCTTATTTTCTATCATCTGCATATTCAACCTATGTCTTCCCTGTTGAATTAATTTTTTAACCAAGATAACCTGTTCACATCGTATTTACCCTATATTTTGTGTTGGTCTGGCTACTTCAAAAACAAATCTTTCAGCAGGCTTGTGGTCAGGCGTAACAACTACAACTGTCACCTTAAAAACAGCATTTTCTTTTAGTAACAGACGAATGCTATCGACAGTATTGGTAACATATGATAAAACTTCTGGATGGACACAGctctgaaaacaaaatatatatatcttgttaATACAGCATACATGAGTCGTACAATGAGCTATATATTACTGAGGATTAATTCattttttgtgggtaccaattt
It contains:
- the LOC139500639 gene encoding mitotic spindle assembly checkpoint protein MAD2B-like, giving the protein MTEIGESQNAYIGADIFCEFLEVAIHCILYTRELYPAGVFEKKKKFNVPVKSCVHPEVLSYVTNTVDSIRLLLKENAVFKVTVVVVTPDHKPAERFVFEVARPTQNIGNDKYLYRLEESLRGFLLKLSITESLLKTLPEDCTWTVQVYTRESAALAIEQKQHLKDFPWILADERETTLEDAKMIPLKAVNSDYLQMQLYAEESSIK